A region from the Aegilops tauschii subsp. strangulata cultivar AL8/78 chromosome 5, Aet v6.0, whole genome shotgun sequence genome encodes:
- the LOC109761397 gene encoding probable inorganic phosphate transporter 1-8 produces MAREQLEVLTALDAAKTQWYHFTAIVIAGMGFFTDAYDLFCISLVTKLLGRIYYYREGADAPGSLPPNVAAAVNGVAFCGTLSGQLFFGWLGDRMGRKRVYGMTLMCMVLCSIASGLSFGSTPGSVMATLCFFRFWLGFGIGGDYPLSATIMSEYANKKTRGAFIAAVFAMQGFGILTGGVVTLIVSAAFRAAFPTPAYQDGALASTPPQADFVWRFILMFGAVPALMTYYWRMKMPETARYTALVAKNAKQAAADMSKVLQVEIGAEEEDPKANDGGAGAADDRNSFGLFSGEFLRRHGLHLLGTATCWFLLDIAFYSQNLFQKDIFTAINWIPKAKTMSALEEVHRIARAQTLIALCGTVPGYWFTVALIDRIGRFWIQLGGFFFMAVFMLGLAFPYHHWTTPGNHIGFVVLYALTFFFANFGPNSTTFIVPAEIFPARLRSTCHGISAAAGKLGAIVGSFGFLYLAQNKDPAKVDHGYKAGIGVRNSLFILAACNFLGMGFTFCAPESNGISLEELSGENDDGEAAAPAHARTVPV; encoded by the coding sequence ATGGCGCGCGAGCAGCTGGAGGTGCTGACGGCGCTGGACGCGGCCAAGACGCAGTGGTACCACTTCACGGCCATCGTCATCGCCGGCATGGGCTTCTTCACCGACGCCTACGACCTCTTCTGCATCTCCCTCGTCACCAAGCTGCTCGGCCGCATCTACTACTACCGGGAGGGCGCCGACGCCCCCGGCTCGCTCCCGCCcaacgtcgccgccgccgtcaacggcgTCGCCTTCTGCGGCACGCTCTCCGGCCAGCTCTTCTTCGGCTGGCTCGGCGACCGCATGGGCCGCAAGCGCGTCTACGGCATGACGCTCATGTGCATGGTGCTCTGCTCCATCGCCTCCGGGCTGTCCTTCGGGTCCACCCCCGGCTCCGTCATGGCCACGCTCTGCTTCTTCCGCTTCTGGCTCGGCTTCGGCATCGGCGGCGACTACCCGCTCTCCGCCACCATCATGTCCGAGTACGCCAACAAGAAGACGAGGGGCGCCTTCATCGCCGCCGTCTTTGCGATGCAGGGCTTCGGCATCCTCACCGGCGGCGTCGTCACGCTCATCGTCTCCGCCGCCTTCCGCGCCGCCTTCCCCACGCCCGCCTACCAGGACGGCGCGCTCGCCTCCACGCCGCCGCAGGCCGACTTCGTGTGGCGCTTCATCCTCATGTTCGGCGCCGTCCCGGCCCTGATGACCTACTACTGGCGGATGAAGATGCCCGAGACTGCGCGCTACACGGCGCTCGTCGCCAAGAACGCCAAGCAGGCCGCGGCCGACATGTCCAAGGTGCTCCAGGTGGAGATCGGCGCCGAGGAAGAGGACCCCAAGGCCAACGACGGCGGCGCCGGAGCCGCCGACGACCGCAACTCGTTCGGGCTCTTCTCCGGCGAGTTCCTGCGCCGGCACGGGCTGCACCTCCTCGGCACGGCCACCTGCTGGTTCCTGCTCGACATCGCCTTCTACTCGCAGAACCTGTTCCAGAAGGACATCTTCACGGCGATCAACTGGATCCCCAAGGCCAAGACGATGAGCGCCCTCGAGGAGGTGCACCGCATCGCGCGCGCGCAGACGCTCATCGCGCTCTGCGGCACGGTGCCGGGCTACTGGTTCACGGTGGCGCTGATCGACCGGATCGGGCGGTTCTGGATCCAGCTGGGCGGCTTCTTCTTCATGGCCGTCTTCATGCTGGGCCTCGCCTTCCCGTATCACCACTGGACGACGCCGGGGAACCACATCGGGTTCGTGGTGCTGTACGCGCTCACCTTCTTCTTCGCCAACTTCGGGCCCAACTCCACCACCTTCATCGTGCCGGCGGAGATCTTCCCGGCGAGGCTACGGTCGACGTGCCACggcatctccgccgccgccgggaagCTGGGGGCCATCGTGGGGTCGTTCGGGTTCCTGTACCTGGCGCAGAACAAGGACCCGGCCAAGGTGGACCACGGGTACAAGGCCGGCATCGGGGTGAGGAACTCGCTCTTCATCCTCGCCGCCTGCAACTTCCTGGGCATGGGCTTCACCTTCTGCGCGCCCGAGTCCAACGGCATCTCGCTCGAGGAGCTCTCCGGCGAGAACGACGACGGCGAGGCGGCCGCGCCGGCGCACGCCAGGACGGTGCCCGTCTGA
- the LOC109761390 gene encoding protein phosphatase 2C 70 isoform X2 has translation MRSWEEEQARMREMDTWQFCSSDDDINRPLISDKLDDYSGPSNNLGSNNAGESTMWTNRSTTSPRTHTHPTESHPIEGEVHVIDVTNGTPEELHLGSTLKRTAEASVRASEAKHTRRASGENNNGGIPVKDITVGSHLALEVIAGPSHGINRYLQSGNTSMLPMTLGRIPQSDLVLKDSEVSGKHARIDWNPKTLRWELVDMGSLNGTFLNSQAVTHPDVGSRRWSAPAELADGDIITLGSSSKVSVQISLQNQQVPVGVGMVSDAMITRRTGKKLPMEDVSCYQYPLTGAQQFGLFAIFDGHGGDGAAKAASRILPENVAKILSQKGTIERVLTCSNASDVLKCAFDLTEAALNHQYEGCTATVLLIWFDQNKDCFAQCANLGDSACIMNVEGKPIAMTEDHRVVSTTERARIAKLGNPLKDGESRICGLNLCRMLGDKFLKEQDPRFSKEPYVSPVVQISKSCSAFALIASDGLWDVITAKKAAQLVLDYKERNMGQEISADGVADHVLSEARNLRTKDNTSVIFLDFDAMRMGR, from the exons ATGCGAAGCTGGGAGGAGGAGCAAGCAAGGATGCGGGAGATGGATACTTGGCAATTTTGCTCTTCG GACGACGATATCAACAGGCCTCTAATATCAGACAAGTTGGATGACTACTCGGGTCCAAGCAATAACCTTGGTAGCAATAATGCTGGTGAGTCTACAATGTGGACAAATAGGAGTACCACTTCACCAAGGACGCATACTCATCCCACTGAATCTCATCCTATTGAAG GAGAAGTTCATGTGATTGATGTTACAAATGGTACACCGGAAGAGCTCCATCTGGGAAGTACGCTGAAGCGTACAGCAGAAGCAAGTGTGCGAGCATCTGAGGCGAAGCACACAAGAAGGGCTTCTGGAGAGAATAATAATGGCGGCATTCCTGTGAAGGATATTACAGTTG GAAGCCACCTAGCCTTGGAAGTCATAGCTGGCCCATCTCATGGAATAAACCGCTACCTGCAGTCAGGTAATACGTCCATGCTCCCAATGACTCTTGGAAGGATTCCTCAAAGCGATTTGGTGTTAAAGGATTCTGAGGTGTCAGGAAAGCATGCACGGATTGACTGGAATCCAAAG ACACTCAGATGGGAACTTGTGGATATGGGCAGTTTGAATGGAACCTTCTTGAATTCCCAGGCAGTTACCCATCCTGATGTTGGTTCTAGGCGTTGGAGTGCGCCTGCCGAACTTGCTGATGGTGATATTATAACACTTGGGAGTTCATCAAAAGTATCT GTTCAAATTTCACTACAAAATCAACAAGTGCCAGTAGGAGTTGGTATGGTATCTGATGCAATGATAACCCGTCGAACTGGAAAGAAACTTCCCATGGAGGATGTCAGCTGCTACCAGTATCCTCTTACTGGTGCTCAACAG TTTGGGCTGTTTGCCATTTTTGATGGCCATGGAGGGGATGGGGCTGCAAAAGCTGCCAGCAG GATTCTTCCAGAGAATGTTGCGAAAATTCTTTCTCAGAAGGGAACAATAGAAAGAGTTCTCACATGCAGCAATGCTTCTGATGTTCTTAAGTGTGCATTTGACTTGACAGAAGCTGCACTCAATCATCAGTATGAG GGTTGTACAGCAACTGTCCTTCTTATTTGGTTTGATCAGAACAAAGATTGCTTTGCCCAGTGCGCTAATCTTGGTGACTCGGCATGTATTATGAA TGTCGAGGGGAAACCAATTGCGATGACAGAGGATCATCGAGTAGTCAGTACCACAGAACGAGCGAGGATAGCGAAATTAGGGAATCCCCTGAAAGATGGCGAAAGCCGTATATGTG GACTGAATCTTTGCAGGATGCTTGGAGACAAGTTTCTCAAAGAGCAAGATCCAAGGTTCAGTAAGGAACCATATGTGAGCCCAGTAGTTCAGATCTCGAAATCGTGCTCAGCTTTTGCGCTTATCGCTAG CGATGGCCTATGGGATGTCATTACCGCGAAAAAGGCAGCACAGCTTGTCCTCGAT TATAAGGAGAGGAACATGGGCCAAGAAATCTCAGCGGACGGAGTAGCAGACCATGTGCTTAGTGAAGCCAGGAATCTGCGGACGAAGGACAACACATCGGTGATATTTTTAGACTTCGACGCTATGAGGATGGGTCGCTGA
- the LOC109761390 gene encoding protein phosphatase 2C 70 isoform X1, with protein sequence MAISPLVVSGAAVATLAVLGLAVYACRRWCRGAPPAAPPPPSSSQDDDINRPLISDKLDDYSGPSNNLGSNNAGESTMWTNRSTTSPRTHTHPTESHPIEGEVHVIDVTNGTPEELHLGSTLKRTAEASVRASEAKHTRRASGENNNGGIPVKDITVGSHLALEVIAGPSHGINRYLQSGNTSMLPMTLGRIPQSDLVLKDSEVSGKHARIDWNPKTLRWELVDMGSLNGTFLNSQAVTHPDVGSRRWSAPAELADGDIITLGSSSKVSVQISLQNQQVPVGVGMVSDAMITRRTGKKLPMEDVSCYQYPLTGAQQFGLFAIFDGHGGDGAAKAASRILPENVAKILSQKGTIERVLTCSNASDVLKCAFDLTEAALNHQYEGCTATVLLIWFDQNKDCFAQCANLGDSACIMNVEGKPIAMTEDHRVVSTTERARIAKLGNPLKDGESRICGLNLCRMLGDKFLKEQDPRFSKEPYVSPVVQISKSCSAFALIASDGLWDVITAKKAAQLVLDYKERNMGQEISADGVADHVLSEARNLRTKDNTSVIFLDFDAMRMGR encoded by the exons ATGGCCATTTCCCCCCTCGTCGTCAGCGGGGCCGCCGTCGCCACGCTCGCCGTCCTCGGCCTCGCCGTCTACGCCTGCCGCCGCTGGTGCCGGGGCGCGCCCCCCGCCGCGCCCCCGCCTCCCTCGTCCTCCCAG GACGACGATATCAACAGGCCTCTAATATCAGACAAGTTGGATGACTACTCGGGTCCAAGCAATAACCTTGGTAGCAATAATGCTGGTGAGTCTACAATGTGGACAAATAGGAGTACCACTTCACCAAGGACGCATACTCATCCCACTGAATCTCATCCTATTGAAG GAGAAGTTCATGTGATTGATGTTACAAATGGTACACCGGAAGAGCTCCATCTGGGAAGTACGCTGAAGCGTACAGCAGAAGCAAGTGTGCGAGCATCTGAGGCGAAGCACACAAGAAGGGCTTCTGGAGAGAATAATAATGGCGGCATTCCTGTGAAGGATATTACAGTTG GAAGCCACCTAGCCTTGGAAGTCATAGCTGGCCCATCTCATGGAATAAACCGCTACCTGCAGTCAGGTAATACGTCCATGCTCCCAATGACTCTTGGAAGGATTCCTCAAAGCGATTTGGTGTTAAAGGATTCTGAGGTGTCAGGAAAGCATGCACGGATTGACTGGAATCCAAAG ACACTCAGATGGGAACTTGTGGATATGGGCAGTTTGAATGGAACCTTCTTGAATTCCCAGGCAGTTACCCATCCTGATGTTGGTTCTAGGCGTTGGAGTGCGCCTGCCGAACTTGCTGATGGTGATATTATAACACTTGGGAGTTCATCAAAAGTATCT GTTCAAATTTCACTACAAAATCAACAAGTGCCAGTAGGAGTTGGTATGGTATCTGATGCAATGATAACCCGTCGAACTGGAAAGAAACTTCCCATGGAGGATGTCAGCTGCTACCAGTATCCTCTTACTGGTGCTCAACAG TTTGGGCTGTTTGCCATTTTTGATGGCCATGGAGGGGATGGGGCTGCAAAAGCTGCCAGCAG GATTCTTCCAGAGAATGTTGCGAAAATTCTTTCTCAGAAGGGAACAATAGAAAGAGTTCTCACATGCAGCAATGCTTCTGATGTTCTTAAGTGTGCATTTGACTTGACAGAAGCTGCACTCAATCATCAGTATGAG GGTTGTACAGCAACTGTCCTTCTTATTTGGTTTGATCAGAACAAAGATTGCTTTGCCCAGTGCGCTAATCTTGGTGACTCGGCATGTATTATGAA TGTCGAGGGGAAACCAATTGCGATGACAGAGGATCATCGAGTAGTCAGTACCACAGAACGAGCGAGGATAGCGAAATTAGGGAATCCCCTGAAAGATGGCGAAAGCCGTATATGTG GACTGAATCTTTGCAGGATGCTTGGAGACAAGTTTCTCAAAGAGCAAGATCCAAGGTTCAGTAAGGAACCATATGTGAGCCCAGTAGTTCAGATCTCGAAATCGTGCTCAGCTTTTGCGCTTATCGCTAG CGATGGCCTATGGGATGTCATTACCGCGAAAAAGGCAGCACAGCTTGTCCTCGAT TATAAGGAGAGGAACATGGGCCAAGAAATCTCAGCGGACGGAGTAGCAGACCATGTGCTTAGTGAAGCCAGGAATCTGCGGACGAAGGACAACACATCGGTGATATTTTTAGACTTCGACGCTATGAGGATGGGTCGCTGA
- the LOC109761390 gene encoding protein phosphatase 2C 70 isoform X3, producing MESHCIQSPAPESSSTLYSLPFPMDDDINRPLISDKLDDYSGPSNNLGSNNAGESTMWTNRSTTSPRTHTHPTESHPIEGEVHVIDVTNGTPEELHLGSTLKRTAEASVRASEAKHTRRASGENNNGGIPVKDITVGSHLALEVIAGPSHGINRYLQSGNTSMLPMTLGRIPQSDLVLKDSEVSGKHARIDWNPKTLRWELVDMGSLNGTFLNSQAVTHPDVGSRRWSAPAELADGDIITLGSSSKVSVQISLQNQQVPVGVGMVSDAMITRRTGKKLPMEDVSCYQYPLTGAQQFGLFAIFDGHGGDGAAKAASRILPENVAKILSQKGTIERVLTCSNASDVLKCAFDLTEAALNHQYEGCTATVLLIWFDQNKDCFAQCANLGDSACIMNVEGKPIAMTEDHRVVSTTERARIAKLGNPLKDGESRICGLNLCRMLGDKFLKEQDPRFSKEPYVSPVVQISKSCSAFALIASDGLWDVITAKKAAQLVLDYKERNMGQEISADGVADHVLSEARNLRTKDNTSVIFLDFDAMRMGR from the exons ATGGAATCACATTGCATCCAAAGCCCAGCACCCGAATCGTCCTCAACTCTATACAGTTTGCCTTTTCCAATG GACGACGATATCAACAGGCCTCTAATATCAGACAAGTTGGATGACTACTCGGGTCCAAGCAATAACCTTGGTAGCAATAATGCTGGTGAGTCTACAATGTGGACAAATAGGAGTACCACTTCACCAAGGACGCATACTCATCCCACTGAATCTCATCCTATTGAAG GAGAAGTTCATGTGATTGATGTTACAAATGGTACACCGGAAGAGCTCCATCTGGGAAGTACGCTGAAGCGTACAGCAGAAGCAAGTGTGCGAGCATCTGAGGCGAAGCACACAAGAAGGGCTTCTGGAGAGAATAATAATGGCGGCATTCCTGTGAAGGATATTACAGTTG GAAGCCACCTAGCCTTGGAAGTCATAGCTGGCCCATCTCATGGAATAAACCGCTACCTGCAGTCAGGTAATACGTCCATGCTCCCAATGACTCTTGGAAGGATTCCTCAAAGCGATTTGGTGTTAAAGGATTCTGAGGTGTCAGGAAAGCATGCACGGATTGACTGGAATCCAAAG ACACTCAGATGGGAACTTGTGGATATGGGCAGTTTGAATGGAACCTTCTTGAATTCCCAGGCAGTTACCCATCCTGATGTTGGTTCTAGGCGTTGGAGTGCGCCTGCCGAACTTGCTGATGGTGATATTATAACACTTGGGAGTTCATCAAAAGTATCT GTTCAAATTTCACTACAAAATCAACAAGTGCCAGTAGGAGTTGGTATGGTATCTGATGCAATGATAACCCGTCGAACTGGAAAGAAACTTCCCATGGAGGATGTCAGCTGCTACCAGTATCCTCTTACTGGTGCTCAACAG TTTGGGCTGTTTGCCATTTTTGATGGCCATGGAGGGGATGGGGCTGCAAAAGCTGCCAGCAG GATTCTTCCAGAGAATGTTGCGAAAATTCTTTCTCAGAAGGGAACAATAGAAAGAGTTCTCACATGCAGCAATGCTTCTGATGTTCTTAAGTGTGCATTTGACTTGACAGAAGCTGCACTCAATCATCAGTATGAG GGTTGTACAGCAACTGTCCTTCTTATTTGGTTTGATCAGAACAAAGATTGCTTTGCCCAGTGCGCTAATCTTGGTGACTCGGCATGTATTATGAA TGTCGAGGGGAAACCAATTGCGATGACAGAGGATCATCGAGTAGTCAGTACCACAGAACGAGCGAGGATAGCGAAATTAGGGAATCCCCTGAAAGATGGCGAAAGCCGTATATGTG GACTGAATCTTTGCAGGATGCTTGGAGACAAGTTTCTCAAAGAGCAAGATCCAAGGTTCAGTAAGGAACCATATGTGAGCCCAGTAGTTCAGATCTCGAAATCGTGCTCAGCTTTTGCGCTTATCGCTAG CGATGGCCTATGGGATGTCATTACCGCGAAAAAGGCAGCACAGCTTGTCCTCGAT TATAAGGAGAGGAACATGGGCCAAGAAATCTCAGCGGACGGAGTAGCAGACCATGTGCTTAGTGAAGCCAGGAATCTGCGGACGAAGGACAACACATCGGTGATATTTTTAGACTTCGACGCTATGAGGATGGGTCGCTGA